The following coding sequences are from one Leptospira mayottensis 200901116 window:
- a CDS encoding HDOD domain-containing protein: MLNIPELTETLLSGKDIDIEYKFVSEEDHQQLYNLLLNILGKIDRLFLTEVISTILKEILMNANKANAKRIYFLKKDLDIHNADHYSKGMKTFQQEITHHWDEQKEILQNSGFQIHFRAKMVNNNFAILVENDSALLPQELDRIKKRIESAKKYNDLSDAFMDISDSQESAGLGLVLIQLLLKNSGIGSDKFKIDTDGKLTRATLVVPQQIVPIEITTKLKEKILMEIEGLPPLPNTLTRIISLCNNPDSDLGIIANEIEKNPALSVDLLKLSNSAGFASRNKVNTIVQAVKVVGLKNVRNLLYVSGVRKIMDGRYAKLQEVWNHSNMCSFFIRQIAGRGGMTRVADIAAAGALLHDLGKFILLSLNQKLFIKLTNYQKDRDFGSSTILEEISIGISHPTLGALLAKKWDFPPDLVQMIEFHHRPFMSVDSVYHDLVELVYLANMMMDYIDKKSSFFTIDETILRKYDLADKKTFEETCEKLRKLYEIAKMEN, encoded by the coding sequence ATGCTAAACATACCGGAACTCACAGAAACTCTCCTCAGCGGAAAAGACATCGATATCGAATACAAATTTGTGTCCGAGGAAGATCACCAACAACTCTATAACTTATTACTTAACATTCTCGGAAAGATAGACAGACTCTTCTTAACGGAAGTCATTTCTACGATCCTAAAAGAAATTCTGATGAATGCTAACAAAGCGAACGCAAAGCGGATTTACTTTCTCAAAAAGGATTTAGACATTCATAATGCGGATCATTATTCGAAAGGAATGAAAACCTTTCAACAGGAGATAACGCATCATTGGGACGAGCAGAAAGAGATTTTGCAGAACAGTGGTTTTCAAATCCACTTTCGCGCGAAAATGGTGAATAACAATTTTGCGATTTTGGTGGAAAACGATTCTGCTCTTTTGCCGCAGGAACTAGATAGAATCAAAAAAAGAATAGAATCCGCTAAAAAATACAATGATCTTTCCGATGCGTTTATGGACATATCCGACTCTCAGGAAAGCGCAGGACTCGGTTTGGTTTTGATCCAACTTCTTTTGAAAAACTCAGGAATCGGTTCCGATAAATTCAAGATCGATACAGATGGGAAATTGACAAGAGCCACTCTTGTCGTACCTCAACAAATCGTTCCGATCGAAATCACCACAAAACTCAAAGAAAAAATTCTGATGGAGATAGAAGGGCTACCTCCACTTCCGAACACTCTTACTAGAATCATCTCGTTGTGCAACAATCCCGATTCCGATCTTGGAATTATTGCAAACGAAATCGAAAAAAATCCGGCACTCAGCGTAGACTTGTTAAAACTTTCCAACTCGGCGGGATTTGCAAGTAGAAATAAGGTCAACACGATCGTTCAAGCCGTTAAGGTAGTCGGCCTTAAGAACGTAAGAAATCTTCTCTACGTTTCCGGAGTGAGAAAGATCATGGATGGACGTTATGCGAAATTACAAGAAGTTTGGAATCATTCCAATATGTGCAGCTTTTTTATTCGTCAAATAGCAGGCAGAGGTGGAATGACTAGGGTCGCGGATATTGCCGCCGCCGGAGCTCTACTTCACGATTTAGGAAAATTCATTCTACTTTCACTCAATCAGAAGTTATTCATAAAACTCACGAATTATCAAAAAGATCGGGACTTCGGAAGCTCCACGATTTTAGAAGAAATTTCAATCGGAATCTCTCATCCTACATTAGGCGCTCTTTTAGCTAAAAAATGGGACTTTCCTCCCGATCTAGTTCAAATGATCGAATTTCATCATAGACCCTTTATGAGCGTAGACAGCGTATATCATGATTTAGTAGAACTTGTTTATCTCGCCAATATGATGATGGATTATATCGATAAGAAATCCTCTTTTTTCACGATAGACGAAACTATACTTCGTAAATACGATCTCGCAGATAAAAAGACATTCGAAGAAACCTGCGAGAAACTTAGAAAGTTATACGAAATTGCAAAAATGGAGAACTAA
- the panD gene encoding aspartate 1-decarboxylase, which translates to MKGKIHRATVTDADLNYEGSLTVDMDLVDAAGMRVYEKVSVVNVNNGARFETYIIEGKRGSGEICLNGAAARLGMKGDKVIIITYAQVEEKELPPNYIPKVVHVDENNRKR; encoded by the coding sequence ATGAAAGGTAAAATTCACCGGGCTACGGTAACGGACGCTGATTTAAATTACGAAGGCAGTCTGACCGTGGATATGGACCTCGTAGATGCAGCAGGAATGCGCGTTTATGAGAAGGTTTCCGTGGTAAACGTAAACAATGGTGCTCGCTTTGAAACCTACATCATCGAAGGGAAGCGCGGTTCCGGAGAAATTTGTCTGAACGGAGCGGCCGCAAGACTCGGGATGAAAGGCGACAAAGTCATCATCATCACTTATGCTCAAGTGGAAGAAAAAGAACTTCCTCCCAATTACATCCCCAAAGTAGTCCACGTTGACGAAAATAATCGAAAACGTTAA
- a CDS encoding type II toxin-antitoxin system antitoxin SocA domain-containing protein produces the protein MEKLLEVISFILQKSPNGRDRLSLSKLIYYADGVYFQKNAKLITNQTYIHLEDSPCALDFQSALLHLRKNGLIDIQPKLTEKGISGFQIVWTGEPGEEAIDLNRQEKRIIRKVLENFKNAVYDENRVYPNLYENYIISPLFAEIPFSMDTLNTKIHFFKRKTLLNISGKIFKVLFSE, from the coding sequence ATGGAAAAACTCTTAGAAGTCATCTCTTTTATCCTTCAGAAATCTCCTAACGGAAGAGACCGCCTATCCCTTTCCAAACTGATTTACTATGCAGACGGAGTTTATTTTCAAAAGAATGCAAAACTCATCACAAATCAGACATATATTCATTTGGAAGACTCTCCCTGTGCTTTGGATTTTCAATCGGCTTTGCTTCATTTAAGGAAAAACGGTCTAATTGATATACAACCCAAATTGACGGAAAAAGGGATTTCCGGATTTCAAATCGTCTGGACAGGAGAACCGGGAGAAGAAGCCATCGACCTCAATCGACAAGAAAAAAGAATCATTCGTAAAGTCTTGGAAAACTTCAAAAATGCGGTTTATGACGAAAATCGTGTATATCCGAACCTGTACGAAAACTATATCATTTCCCCACTTTTTGCGGAAATTCCATTTAGCATGGATACTTTGAATACCAAAATTCACTTTTTTAAGAGGAAAACGCTTTTAAATATCTCCGGTAAAATTTTTAAGGTACTATTTAGCGAGTAG
- the lipB gene encoding lipoyl(octanoyl) transferase LipB has protein sequence MIEFRKKIPYLRYLETQEKLRKLRRECILFLEHAPTITGGINYNLENLLLGREFLESQGIQVHFIQRGGDFTAHEPGQLVIYSHVDLKKRNFSIRFYLENLLQSVIDSTRVTWGLNLITDSNSPGLYLESDPSKKICSIGVNFKSFFTSHGVAFNLNNDFTTFRCINPCGRNWTDMTSVEKLGLDSGFTKRNQFISLMKTNLDSFLEPISKLTHTVI, from the coding sequence ATGATCGAATTTCGGAAAAAAATTCCTTACCTCCGTTACCTGGAAACGCAGGAAAAACTGCGAAAGCTCCGGAGGGAATGTATTCTATTTTTGGAACATGCTCCCACAATCACCGGCGGAATCAATTATAATCTGGAGAATCTTCTCTTAGGAAGGGAATTTCTAGAATCTCAGGGAATTCAAGTCCACTTTATCCAAAGAGGCGGGGATTTCACTGCCCACGAACCCGGTCAGCTCGTCATTTATTCTCACGTGGACTTAAAAAAGAGAAATTTCTCGATCCGTTTTTATCTGGAGAATTTGCTTCAGTCCGTAATCGATTCTACTCGTGTAACCTGGGGTTTGAATCTGATCACAGATTCGAATTCTCCCGGTTTGTATCTTGAATCGGATCCTTCCAAAAAGATCTGTTCTATCGGCGTGAACTTTAAATCTTTTTTTACGAGTCATGGAGTCGCCTTCAATTTGAATAACGATTTTACGACTTTTCGTTGTATTAATCCTTGCGGTAGAAATTGGACGGATATGACCAGCGTGGAAAAACTCGGCCTCGATTCCGGTTTTACTAAGAGGAACCAATTTATTTCTCTTATGAAAACGAATCTGGATTCTTTTCTGGAACCTATCTCGAAATTAACCCATACTGTGATATAA
- a CDS encoding LIC_12071 family protein codes for MDRGLRVRIFKSIFYFLLLLIVCESIALGVVVWSFLESSLASFELLKVGSDNRARDTLGTLAKAAENSGADGSYDDMNFIFSRLVKVSDRDTDGYTIKEIFLTNEVGIVLAHSDSEYLKENLKKRKPVALYQDSLYMRAFRLRKWQIGIPVLLRKKEEASSKSIFFSKFESFFPEINEPEILLSAAVYHPVKLERVAAIHMIYDRGNFRKFVFRQTELLEWLLRNDSLIALGAAVFLECIYLLLTLGNSTKKSAPDRNSRPLVEKVSHTNATHVPVLVKQSSPLDSVVFPGSLGNPAENTEVAFVQTTPVATPTEIPQTPAESVAQTQTVSYSETVSATQQKVESVAQTEPIISQINPDIAASNEEVLDAIYLG; via the coding sequence TTGGATAGAGGTCTCAGAGTGAGAATTTTCAAAAGTATTTTCTATTTTCTATTGCTGTTGATCGTTTGCGAATCAATTGCACTTGGAGTCGTTGTATGGTCCTTTTTGGAATCTTCTTTGGCTTCCTTTGAACTTTTGAAAGTCGGTTCGGATAATCGAGCCAGAGACACATTGGGCACTCTTGCAAAAGCGGCCGAAAATTCCGGTGCAGACGGTTCTTACGACGATATGAACTTCATTTTTTCCAGATTGGTTAAGGTTTCCGACAGAGACACTGATGGTTATACGATCAAAGAGATCTTTTTGACAAACGAGGTGGGAATTGTCCTCGCTCATTCCGATTCAGAATATCTCAAGGAAAACTTGAAAAAAAGAAAGCCGGTCGCCTTATATCAGGACTCTTTATATATGAGAGCTTTTCGTCTTCGTAAGTGGCAGATTGGCATTCCAGTCCTTTTGAGAAAAAAGGAGGAAGCTTCTTCTAAGAGCATTTTCTTTTCTAAGTTCGAAAGTTTTTTTCCGGAAATCAACGAACCTGAGATTCTTCTTTCTGCGGCAGTCTATCACCCCGTAAAATTGGAAAGGGTGGCGGCGATTCATATGATCTATGATCGAGGTAATTTCCGGAAGTTCGTCTTTCGGCAAACGGAACTTTTGGAATGGCTTCTCCGAAATGATTCTCTGATCGCTCTCGGTGCCGCTGTGTTCTTGGAATGCATCTATCTCTTACTAACCTTGGGCAATTCCACAAAAAAATCGGCTCCGGATAGAAACTCCAGACCACTTGTGGAAAAGGTTTCTCATACAAATGCGACTCACGTTCCCGTTCTTGTAAAACAATCCAGTCCCTTGGATTCAGTCGTTTTTCCAGGTAGTTTGGGAAATCCTGCGGAAAACACGGAGGTTGCTTTTGTGCAAACGACACCCGTTGCCACTCCGACCGAAATTCCTCAAACTCCGGCCGAATCGGTGGCTCAAACTCAGACGGTTTCCTATTCTGAGACTGTATCGGCTACTCAGCAAAAAGTTGAATCGGTAGCCCAAACGGAGCCGATCATTTCTCAAATAAATCCGGACATTGCTGCTTCCAATGAAGAAGTCTTGGACGCGATTTATTTAGGGTAA
- a CDS encoding STAS domain-containing protein, whose amino-acid sequence MEIRSRLSGEILKLKLRGHLDSVSAEDFYSYLKSKWEEGIRKFLFSCEELEYIESEGICVLARFENFLKNRGASSAYCSFNEECKTLLSFLGFGRSIAFFEDPQRAEEYLSLIKIQDQRRNRPASRIKRNSPVQFYSSSSSPKGTASRSTYVPEIQTVPELEVESGKAQKTSEPETLKAEDPHGISSQSQRLQAFLNEEKEKKESSISQKEVSVFSENSSLSDVSSVSFVSDRSSKAYSVKSVLEKAIQTERNFPKRIIYCGACSSRIRVSKPGRYQCPACQIQFDLNTMDGVRYLEKLIGT is encoded by the coding sequence GTGGAAATCAGATCTAGACTTTCCGGAGAAATTCTCAAGCTCAAACTTAGAGGACATTTGGACTCTGTGAGCGCAGAGGATTTTTATTCCTATTTGAAATCGAAATGGGAAGAGGGGATCCGCAAATTTTTATTCTCTTGCGAAGAGTTAGAGTATATAGAATCCGAAGGAATCTGTGTTCTTGCAAGATTCGAGAACTTCTTGAAAAACAGAGGGGCATCTTCTGCTTATTGTTCGTTCAACGAAGAATGCAAAACTCTTTTGAGCTTTTTAGGTTTCGGTAGATCGATTGCTTTTTTCGAGGATCCTCAACGCGCCGAGGAATATCTTTCTTTGATCAAAATTCAGGATCAGAGAAGGAATCGACCCGCTTCGAGGATCAAAAGAAATTCTCCGGTACAATTTTATTCTTCCAGTTCTTCTCCAAAAGGTACGGCTTCCCGCTCGACGTATGTTCCGGAGATTCAGACTGTTCCCGAACTTGAGGTCGAATCGGGTAAGGCTCAAAAAACTTCCGAGCCAGAAACTTTGAAAGCGGAAGATCCTCACGGTATTTCTAGTCAATCTCAGAGATTGCAGGCGTTCTTAAACGAAGAAAAGGAGAAGAAAGAATCTTCCATTTCTCAAAAAGAAGTTTCGGTATTTTCTGAGAATTCTTCCTTATCCGATGTTTCTTCCGTGTCTTTCGTTTCGGATCGAAGTTCCAAAGCGTATTCGGTAAAGTCCGTTCTTGAAAAAGCGATTCAAACCGAAAGAAATTTTCCCAAAAGAATTATTTATTGCGGTGCTTGTTCTTCTAGAATTCGAGTTTCAAAACCCGGAAGATACCAATGTCCAGCCTGTCAGATTCAGTTTGACTTGAACACTATGGACGGAGTTCGATACTTAGAAAAACTTATAGGAACTTAA
- the murJ gene encoding murein biosynthesis integral membrane protein MurJ, producing the protein MSNAASRSIALSFYTFLSRILGLIRDHFMAVSFGTGMVASAFSVAYRLPNMFRNLLAEGTLSQSFMPLYSESGKIGEEEAKVMSGAVLSFLFFVLSILVGIVFFLSPFFLPILVGGTKEYSDLVIELTYILFFLIVTASLSAIFMAISNSKNRFFVPSLSPIILNLSYLFVFVCLFPFVEDVHDRVIVLCFAIVTGGFLQLVVQIWYVWKKKDIPEINWNWRHPAIKKIFKLMLPAALGGGFYQLSLLVDIFLANWVQNRNPGLGAVVSLDYSQRLVQLPTGIVGVALATTILPALLQSLKKEELSSLRQELAAALEFALFLTVPAAIGMVLLAGPILDSIYFGGKWDHLATHTATQPLIFYSLAIPFFSVNKILISSYYAFQDTKTPLRIQSVSFTINIILNLFLVWFLKHSAIALSSAVSAMITFLLLGIFLKRHKVGFPWPELMRKISRMSIPFLLLGSFLFFHQIFLYSPILNYLESIGIDYVQASRIHLSLTILPAVLIFFVFSLIFRVDGVYLLVGKFRRKSRASETGT; encoded by the coding sequence TTGTCCAACGCCGCATCGCGAAGTATTGCACTTTCTTTTTATACATTTTTATCCAGAATTTTAGGACTTATTCGGGATCATTTTATGGCGGTTTCCTTTGGAACCGGAATGGTCGCCTCCGCGTTTTCAGTGGCATACCGTCTTCCGAATATGTTTCGAAATCTTCTTGCGGAAGGAACTCTTTCCCAATCCTTTATGCCTCTTTACTCGGAGTCCGGAAAAATTGGCGAAGAAGAAGCAAAAGTAATGAGCGGGGCGGTTCTGTCCTTTTTGTTTTTTGTTTTATCTATTCTTGTGGGAATCGTGTTTTTTCTTTCTCCTTTTTTTCTTCCGATTCTCGTCGGAGGAACGAAAGAATATTCTGATTTAGTGATCGAGCTTACGTATATTCTGTTTTTCTTAATCGTTACGGCGAGTTTGTCCGCTATCTTTATGGCGATCTCCAACTCGAAAAATCGATTCTTTGTACCTTCTCTTTCCCCGATCATCTTAAATTTAAGTTATCTTTTCGTATTTGTTTGTCTATTTCCGTTCGTGGAAGACGTTCACGATCGTGTAATCGTACTTTGTTTCGCGATCGTTACGGGAGGTTTTTTACAACTCGTGGTCCAGATTTGGTACGTTTGGAAAAAAAAAGATATACCTGAAATCAACTGGAATTGGAGACATCCGGCGATCAAAAAGATTTTTAAGCTGATGCTTCCCGCCGCGCTTGGTGGAGGATTTTATCAACTTAGTCTTCTCGTGGATATTTTTTTGGCGAACTGGGTCCAAAATCGTAATCCTGGACTTGGTGCAGTCGTAAGTTTGGATTATTCCCAAAGGTTGGTTCAATTACCTACGGGGATCGTCGGAGTTGCGCTTGCGACCACGATTCTTCCCGCTCTTTTGCAATCCCTAAAAAAAGAGGAATTGTCCTCCCTAAGACAGGAACTTGCCGCCGCTCTCGAATTCGCATTATTTTTGACGGTTCCTGCTGCGATTGGAATGGTTCTTCTTGCGGGACCGATTTTGGATTCGATTTATTTCGGTGGGAAGTGGGACCATCTTGCTACTCATACGGCGACTCAGCCTTTGATCTTTTATTCCCTTGCGATTCCTTTTTTTAGTGTCAATAAAATATTGATTTCTTCTTATTATGCTTTTCAAGATACAAAAACACCCCTTCGGATCCAGTCCGTGTCGTTTACGATCAATATCATTCTAAATTTGTTCCTAGTTTGGTTTTTAAAACATTCTGCTATCGCTCTTTCCTCTGCAGTTTCGGCGATGATTACTTTTCTTCTTTTGGGAATCTTTTTGAAAAGACACAAGGTCGGATTCCCTTGGCCCGAACTTATGAGAAAAATTTCCAGAATGTCGATTCCGTTTTTGTTATTGGGGAGTTTTCTTTTCTTTCATCAAATATTCTTATATTCTCCGATTTTAAACTATTTGGAATCGATAGGGATCGATTACGTTCAGGCTTCCAGAATTCATTTAAGTCTGACGATTCTTCCTGCAGTTCTGATTTTTTTCGTTTTCAGTCTCATTTTTAGGGTGGATGGGGTATATCTTTTAGTTGGAAAATTTCGCCGGAAAAGTCGAGCTTCTGAAACGGGAACATGA
- a CDS encoding DUF167 domain-containing protein gives MKFTVRVKPNSKKTFFRKEDDGSITIAVRELALEGKANEAVIETISREMEIPKRKIRIVSGEKSKRKTIEIDL, from the coding sequence ATGAAATTCACAGTTCGCGTTAAACCGAATTCAAAAAAGACTTTTTTTCGAAAAGAGGATGACGGGTCTATAACGATTGCGGTTCGAGAGCTCGCTTTGGAAGGGAAGGCGAACGAGGCAGTGATCGAAACGATTTCACGGGAGATGGAAATTCCCAAAAGAAAAATTAGGATTGTCTCCGGGGAAAAAAGCAAAAGGAAAACGATCGAAATCGATCTATAA